ACACCTTAATTGTATCTATTAGCCTAAACTAATTTGCACATCTACACCAGCAGCGAGATCTAATCTCATAAGTGCATCGACAGTTTTTTCAGTAGGTTCTACTATATCAATTAAACGCTTATGCGTGCGAATTTCATATTGATCACGTGCATCTTTATTGACATGCGGAGAAACTAAAATAGTAAAACGTTCTTTACGAGTCGGAAGAGGAATAGGTCCACGTACTTGTGCCCCAGTTCTTTTTGCTGTTTCAACAATTTCAGTAGTTGATTG
The DNA window shown above is from Buchnera aphidicola (Macrosiphoniella sanborni) and carries:
- the rpsJ gene encoding 30S ribosomal protein S10 produces the protein MQNQRIRIRLKAFDHRLIDQSTTEIVETAKRTGAQVRGPIPLPTRKERFTILVSPHVNKDARDQYEIRTHKRLIDIVEPTEKTVDALMRLDLAAGVDVQISLG